One Haemorhous mexicanus isolate bHaeMex1 chromosome 19, bHaeMex1.pri, whole genome shotgun sequence genomic window carries:
- the PIK3IP1 gene encoding phosphoinositide-3-kinase-interacting protein 1 isoform X1, producing the protein MLPGGPRRALRAVLLLGSLLLLGAARGAEECLRGNGASYRGSRQVASGGAPCLNWLTVRNGPGAALPAAVDEDHNSCRNPDSDAAPWCYIQGATGIPERRSCDIAQCSDATASTAPVPTAEVGASQEDEQVFEPADTLPSRSEAAAVQPVIGISQRVQMNSREKKDLGTLGYVLGLIMMVIIIAIGAGIVLGYIYKRGKDLKEKHEQKVYEREMQRITLPLSAFSNPACELVDENTIVVHTSQTPVEDTRDGSGPLMGQAGTPGA; encoded by the exons ATGCTGCCCGGGGGTCCGCGGCGGGCGCTGCgcgctgtgctgctgctgggctcgttgctgctgctgggggccgCCCGCGGAGCCGAGG AATGCCTCCGCGGCAACGGCGCGTCCTACCGCGGCAGCCGGCAAGTGGCCTCCGGCGGCGCCCCGTGCCTCAACTGGCTGACGGTGCGGAACGGCCCCGGCGCCGCGCTCCCGGCAG CAGTCGATGAGGACCACAACAGCTGCAGGAACCCGGACAGCGACGCCGCGCCCTGGTGCTACATCCAAGGCGCTACCGGGATCCCCGAGCGGCGATCCTGCGACATCGCCCAGTGCTCAG ATGCTACAGCTAGCACAGCCCCAGTCCCTACAGCAGAAGTTGGTGCTTCCCAGGAGGATGAGCAGGTGTTTGAACCAGCTGATACTTTGCCCTCCCGGAGCGAGGCAGCTGCGGTGCAGCCTGTCATTGGGATCAGTCAGAGAGTACAGATGAACtccagagaaaagaaggacttagggACACTAG gtTATGTGCTGGGGCTGATCATGATGGTGATAATCATTGCCATCGGGGCTGGCATTGTCCTGGGATACATCTATAAGAG GGGGAAGGACCTGAAGGAGAAGCACGAGCAGAAGGTTTATGAGCGTGAGATGCAGCGCATCACGCTGCCCCTGTCCGCGTTCAGCAACCCCGCGTGCGAGCTGGTGGATGAGAACACCATTGTGGTGCACACCAGCCAGACGCCCGTGGAGGACACGCGGGACGGCAGCGGCCCCCTCATGGGCCAGGCGGGGACTCCTGGTGcctga
- the LIMK2 gene encoding LIM domain kinase 2 isoform X2, with protein MGSYLSAPAYFAPKDPFRCSECQDPLTNWYYEKDGKLYCHKDYWGKFGESCHGCSLLMTGPVMVAGEYKYHPECFACMSCKVIIEDGDTYALVQHSTLYCGKCHNQIVLTPMIEKHSTESLREQLPYTLTLISMPAATDGKRGFSVSVEGGCSSYATGVQVKEVNRMHISPDVRNAIHPADRILEINGAPIRTLQVEEVEELIRKTSQTLQLLIEHDPVSQRLDRLRLDSRLPSHMKAPISPRSLSPLDIKENLEGTLRRRSLRRSNSISKSPGPSSPKEPLLLSRDISRSESLRSSSSCSQQIFRPCDLIHGEVLGKGFFGQAIKVTHKATGKVMVMKELIRCDEETQKTFLTEVKVMRSLDHPNVLKFIGVLYKDKKLNLLTEYIEGGTLKDFLRNADPFPWQQKVSFAKGIASGMAYLHSMCIIHRDLNSHNCLIKLDKTVVVADFGLSRLIVEERKKPTLEKPSAKKRTLRKSDRKKRYTVVGNPYWMAPEMLNGQSYDEMVDIFSFGIVLCEIIGQVYADPDCLPRTLDFGLNVKLFWEKFVPADCPPAFFPLAAICCRLEPESRPPFSKLEDSFEALSLYLGELAIPLPSELEELDHNVSVQYGLNRDKLPENTT; from the exons GTGGCTGGCGAATACAAGTATCACCCTGAGTGCTTTGCTTGTATGAGCTGCAAGGTGATCATTGAAGATGGGGACACTTATGCACTGGTGCAACATTCCACTCTCTACTG TGGAAAATGCCATAACCAGATTGTGCTGACACCGATGATAGAAAAGCACTCCACTGAGTCTCTGCGTGAGCAGCTGCCTTATACACTGACCCTCATCTCCATGCCAGCAGCCACGGATGGCAAGAGGGGATTCTCTGTGTCTGTTGAAGGTGGCTGCTCCAGTTATGCCACTGGTGTCCAGGTGAAAGA AGTTAACAGGATGCACATCAGCCCAGATGTCCGAAATGCCATCCACCCTGCAGATCGGATCCTGGAGATCAACGGAGCTCCCATTCGAACCTTACAGGTGGAGGAG GTGGAGGAATTGATTCGCAAGACAAGCCAGACCCTTCAGCTGCTGATAGAGCACGACCCCGTGTCGCAGCGGCTGGACAGGCTCCGCCTGGACTCCCGCCTTCCCAGCCACATGAAGGCGCCCATCTCCCCtcgctccctctctcctctggACATCAAGGAGAACCTGGAAGGAACGCTGCGACGGCGCTCCCTCAG GCGCAGTAACAGCATTTCGAAGTCTCCTGGCCCCAGCTCTCCAAAGGAACCTCTCCTCCTGAGCCGTGACATCAGTCGTTCTGAGTCCCTGCGCtcctcttccagctgctcccagcaaatCTTCCGGCCCTGTGACCTGATTCATGGTGAAGTTCtaggaaaaggattttttggaCAAGCAATCAAG GTGACTCACAAAGCAACAGGAAAGGTGATGGTGATGAAGGAGCTGATTCGCTGTGATGAGGAAACACAGAAGACTTTCTTGACAGAG GTGAAGGTGATGCGCAGCCTGGACCACCCCAACGTGCTGAAGTTCATTGGTGTGCTGTACAAGGACAAGAAGCTCAATCTCCTCACCGAGTACATCGAGGGGGGCACGCTGAAGGACTTCCTCCGCAATGCA GACCCATTCCCCTGGCAGCAGAAGGTCAGCTTTGCCAAAGGGATTGCCTCTGGAATG GCTTACTTGCACTCCATGTGCATCATTCACAGAGACCTGAATTCACACAATTGCCTGATCAAGCTG GATAAGACAGTGGTGGTGGCTGACTTCGGTCTGTCCCGGCTGATtgtggaggagaggaagaagccGACCTTGGAGAAGCCGTCTGCCAAGAAACGGACGCTGCGCAAGAGCGACAGGAAGAAGCGCTACACGGTGGTGGGGAACCCGTACTGGATGGCCCCAGAGATGCTGAATG GACAGAGCTACGATGAGATGGTGGACATTTTTTCATTTGGGATTGTTCTCTGTGAG ATCATAGGCCAGGTTTATGCTGACCCAGACTGTCTCCCACGCACACTGGATTTTGGCCTTAATGTCAAGCTGTTCTGGGAGAAGTTTGTTCCTGCTGATTGTCCTCCAGCCTTTTTCCCTCTGGCTGCTATTTGCTGCAGACTGGAACCAGAGAGCAG GCCCCCTTTTTCCAAGCTGGAAGATTCCTTTGAAGCTCTCTCTTTGTACCTGGGAGAACTAGCCATCCCCCTTCCAtctgagctggaggagctggaccACAATGTGAGTGTGCAGTATGGACTGAACCGTGACAAACTACCTGAAAACACAACCTAG
- the LIMK2 gene encoding LIM domain kinase 2 isoform X3, protein MTGPVMVAGEYKYHPECFACMSCKVIIEDGDTYALVQHSTLYCGKCHNQIVLTPMIEKHSTESLREQLPYTLTLISMPAATDGKRGFSVSVEGGCSSYATGVQVKEVNRMHISPDVRNAIHPADRILEINGAPIRTLQVEEVEELIRKTSQTLQLLIEHDPVSQRLDRLRLDSRLPSHMKAPISPRSLSPLDIKENLEGTLRRRSLRRSNSISKSPGPSSPKEPLLLSRDISRSESLRSSSSCSQQIFRPCDLIHGEVLGKGFFGQAIKVTHKATGKVMVMKELIRCDEETQKTFLTEVKVMRSLDHPNVLKFIGVLYKDKKLNLLTEYIEGGTLKDFLRNADPFPWQQKVSFAKGIASGMAYLHSMCIIHRDLNSHNCLIKLDKTVVVADFGLSRLIVEERKKPTLEKPSAKKRTLRKSDRKKRYTVVGNPYWMAPEMLNGQSYDEMVDIFSFGIVLCEIIGQVYADPDCLPRTLDFGLNVKLFWEKFVPADCPPAFFPLAAICCRLEPESRPPFSKLEDSFEALSLYLGELAIPLPSELEELDHNVSVQYGLNRDKLPENTT, encoded by the exons GTGGCTGGCGAATACAAGTATCACCCTGAGTGCTTTGCTTGTATGAGCTGCAAGGTGATCATTGAAGATGGGGACACTTATGCACTGGTGCAACATTCCACTCTCTACTG TGGAAAATGCCATAACCAGATTGTGCTGACACCGATGATAGAAAAGCACTCCACTGAGTCTCTGCGTGAGCAGCTGCCTTATACACTGACCCTCATCTCCATGCCAGCAGCCACGGATGGCAAGAGGGGATTCTCTGTGTCTGTTGAAGGTGGCTGCTCCAGTTATGCCACTGGTGTCCAGGTGAAAGA AGTTAACAGGATGCACATCAGCCCAGATGTCCGAAATGCCATCCACCCTGCAGATCGGATCCTGGAGATCAACGGAGCTCCCATTCGAACCTTACAGGTGGAGGAG GTGGAGGAATTGATTCGCAAGACAAGCCAGACCCTTCAGCTGCTGATAGAGCACGACCCCGTGTCGCAGCGGCTGGACAGGCTCCGCCTGGACTCCCGCCTTCCCAGCCACATGAAGGCGCCCATCTCCCCtcgctccctctctcctctggACATCAAGGAGAACCTGGAAGGAACGCTGCGACGGCGCTCCCTCAG GCGCAGTAACAGCATTTCGAAGTCTCCTGGCCCCAGCTCTCCAAAGGAACCTCTCCTCCTGAGCCGTGACATCAGTCGTTCTGAGTCCCTGCGCtcctcttccagctgctcccagcaaatCTTCCGGCCCTGTGACCTGATTCATGGTGAAGTTCtaggaaaaggattttttggaCAAGCAATCAAG GTGACTCACAAAGCAACAGGAAAGGTGATGGTGATGAAGGAGCTGATTCGCTGTGATGAGGAAACACAGAAGACTTTCTTGACAGAG GTGAAGGTGATGCGCAGCCTGGACCACCCCAACGTGCTGAAGTTCATTGGTGTGCTGTACAAGGACAAGAAGCTCAATCTCCTCACCGAGTACATCGAGGGGGGCACGCTGAAGGACTTCCTCCGCAATGCA GACCCATTCCCCTGGCAGCAGAAGGTCAGCTTTGCCAAAGGGATTGCCTCTGGAATG GCTTACTTGCACTCCATGTGCATCATTCACAGAGACCTGAATTCACACAATTGCCTGATCAAGCTG GATAAGACAGTGGTGGTGGCTGACTTCGGTCTGTCCCGGCTGATtgtggaggagaggaagaagccGACCTTGGAGAAGCCGTCTGCCAAGAAACGGACGCTGCGCAAGAGCGACAGGAAGAAGCGCTACACGGTGGTGGGGAACCCGTACTGGATGGCCCCAGAGATGCTGAATG GACAGAGCTACGATGAGATGGTGGACATTTTTTCATTTGGGATTGTTCTCTGTGAG ATCATAGGCCAGGTTTATGCTGACCCAGACTGTCTCCCACGCACACTGGATTTTGGCCTTAATGTCAAGCTGTTCTGGGAGAAGTTTGTTCCTGCTGATTGTCCTCCAGCCTTTTTCCCTCTGGCTGCTATTTGCTGCAGACTGGAACCAGAGAGCAG GCCCCCTTTTTCCAAGCTGGAAGATTCCTTTGAAGCTCTCTCTTTGTACCTGGGAGAACTAGCCATCCCCCTTCCAtctgagctggaggagctggaccACAATGTGAGTGTGCAGTATGGACTGAACCGTGACAAACTACCTGAAAACACAACCTAG
- the PIK3IP1 gene encoding phosphoinositide-3-kinase-interacting protein 1 isoform X2 encodes MLPGGPRRALRAVLLLGSLLLLGAARGAEECLRGNGASYRGSRQVASGGAPCLNWLTVRNGPGAALPAVDEDHNSCRNPDSDAAPWCYIQGATGIPERRSCDIAQCSDATASTAPVPTAEVGASQEDEQVFEPADTLPSRSEAAAVQPVIGISQRVQMNSREKKDLGTLGYVLGLIMMVIIIAIGAGIVLGYIYKRGKDLKEKHEQKVYEREMQRITLPLSAFSNPACELVDENTIVVHTSQTPVEDTRDGSGPLMGQAGTPGA; translated from the exons ATGCTGCCCGGGGGTCCGCGGCGGGCGCTGCgcgctgtgctgctgctgggctcgttgctgctgctgggggccgCCCGCGGAGCCGAGG AATGCCTCCGCGGCAACGGCGCGTCCTACCGCGGCAGCCGGCAAGTGGCCTCCGGCGGCGCCCCGTGCCTCAACTGGCTGACGGTGCGGAACGGCCCCGGCGCCGCGCTCCCGGCAG TCGATGAGGACCACAACAGCTGCAGGAACCCGGACAGCGACGCCGCGCCCTGGTGCTACATCCAAGGCGCTACCGGGATCCCCGAGCGGCGATCCTGCGACATCGCCCAGTGCTCAG ATGCTACAGCTAGCACAGCCCCAGTCCCTACAGCAGAAGTTGGTGCTTCCCAGGAGGATGAGCAGGTGTTTGAACCAGCTGATACTTTGCCCTCCCGGAGCGAGGCAGCTGCGGTGCAGCCTGTCATTGGGATCAGTCAGAGAGTACAGATGAACtccagagaaaagaaggacttagggACACTAG gtTATGTGCTGGGGCTGATCATGATGGTGATAATCATTGCCATCGGGGCTGGCATTGTCCTGGGATACATCTATAAGAG GGGGAAGGACCTGAAGGAGAAGCACGAGCAGAAGGTTTATGAGCGTGAGATGCAGCGCATCACGCTGCCCCTGTCCGCGTTCAGCAACCCCGCGTGCGAGCTGGTGGATGAGAACACCATTGTGGTGCACACCAGCCAGACGCCCGTGGAGGACACGCGGGACGGCAGCGGCCCCCTCATGGGCCAGGCGGGGACTCCTGGTGcctga